The proteins below are encoded in one region of Halalkalicoccus jeotgali B3:
- a CDS encoding winged helix-turn-helix domain-containing protein, translated as MSENDPDDGEEIPVTIDTEEGTDARTRIGEGADRAVEEFDKGIVDLLAWVLDTETRARIYVYLRQYPGSTSEEIAGGTGLYPSTVREALAELNEEGNVSREKRESEGAGNNPYEYTAIAPSELVGGIVHQVQDELNTVFNLDQYLTEDGSEASRPITITVDDTDDEGEDDGDDAEEVEK; from the coding sequence ATGTCCGAAAACGACCCAGACGACGGCGAGGAGATCCCGGTGACGATCGACACGGAGGAGGGAACGGACGCCCGCACGCGAATCGGGGAGGGCGCCGACCGCGCGGTCGAGGAGTTCGATAAGGGGATCGTCGACCTGCTGGCGTGGGTGCTCGACACCGAAACGCGCGCGCGGATCTACGTCTACCTCCGGCAGTACCCCGGCTCGACCAGCGAGGAGATTGCCGGGGGGACGGGTCTGTATCCGAGCACCGTCCGCGAGGCGCTTGCGGAACTCAACGAGGAGGGCAACGTCTCCCGCGAAAAGCGAGAGAGCGAGGGCGCGGGCAACAACCCCTACGAGTACACCGCGATCGCGCCAAGCGAACTCGTCGGCGGGATCGTTCATCAGGTTCAGGACGAACTCAACACCGTCTTCAACCTCGACCAGTACCTCACGGAGGATGGAAGCGAGGCGAGTCGGCCGATCACCATCACCGTCGACGACACCGACGATGAGGGTGAGGACGACGGCGACGACGCGGAGGAAGTCGAGAAGTAG
- a CDS encoding phosphopantetheine adenylyltransferase: MQVALGGTFDPVHDGHRALFERAFELGDVTVGLTSDKLAPETRREDRYVRPFEERRADLETELAALAEDRGREYEVLELEEPTGIATRPRFDALIVSPETEAGGERINDLRRERGHDSLELVVVDHLRAEDGDIISSTRIVDGEIDEHGRLTPDRDGRGRER; the protein is encoded by the coding sequence ATGCAGGTTGCGCTGGGCGGGACGTTCGACCCCGTACACGACGGTCATCGCGCGCTATTCGAGCGCGCGTTCGAACTCGGTGACGTCACCGTCGGCCTGACGAGTGACAAACTCGCACCGGAGACCCGCCGAGAGGACCGCTACGTCCGGCCGTTCGAGGAGCGAAGGGCCGATCTCGAAACCGAACTCGCGGCGCTCGCCGAGGACCGTGGCCGCGAGTACGAGGTCCTGGAACTCGAAGAGCCGACGGGTATCGCCACCCGGCCCCGCTTCGACGCGCTGATCGTCTCTCCCGAGACCGAGGCCGGCGGCGAGCGCATCAACGACCTCCGGCGCGAGCGGGGCCACGACTCCCTCGAACTCGTCGTCGTCGATCACCTCCGCGCCGAGGACGGCGACATCATCTCGAGTACGCGCATCGTCGACGGCGAGATCGACGAACACGGCCGGCTAACGCCCGACCGCGACGGGCGCGGTCGCGAACGCTGA
- the dacZ gene encoding diadenylate cyclase DacZ — MDTVSELLSDIVENADAVALFSPTGSLYERFVEADLDVDVIVVGTENAVGADAFVDIPLDFTDIDDLVEFGVGAAVGDGYIEEGDVVVCAMGVFGEEIDTVSRVRAEESVHSDLYDLFVNSRAEPTVIRSVLEVAIDLGKKGQKGKPVGALFVVGDAGNVMNKSRPLSYNPFEKSHVHVGDPIVNVMLKEFSRLDGAFVISDSGKIVSAYRYLEPDAKGIDIPKGLGARHMAGGAITRDTNATSIVLSESDGLVRAFKGGKLVLEIDPEEY; from the coding sequence ATGGACACAGTCTCCGAGCTCCTCTCCGACATCGTCGAGAACGCGGACGCGGTCGCGCTCTTCTCGCCCACGGGATCCTTATACGAGCGGTTCGTCGAGGCGGACCTCGACGTCGACGTGATCGTCGTCGGAACCGAGAACGCCGTCGGCGCCGACGCGTTCGTCGATATCCCGCTCGACTTTACGGACATCGACGACCTCGTTGAGTTCGGGGTCGGCGCGGCCGTCGGGGACGGCTATATCGAAGAAGGTGACGTCGTCGTCTGTGCGATGGGCGTCTTCGGCGAGGAGATCGATACCGTCTCGCGGGTGCGCGCCGAGGAGTCGGTCCACTCTGATCTCTACGACCTGTTCGTCAACTCGCGGGCCGAACCCACCGTCATCCGGAGCGTGCTGGAGGTCGCGATCGATCTGGGCAAGAAGGGCCAGAAGGGCAAACCCGTCGGCGCGCTCTTCGTCGTGGGGGACGCGGGCAACGTGATGAACAAGTCCCGGCCCCTCTCGTACAACCCCTTCGAGAAGTCCCACGTCCACGTCGGCGACCCCATCGTCAACGTCATGCTCAAGGAGTTCTCCCGGCTCGACGGCGCCTTCGTCATCAGCGACTCGGGCAAGATCGTCTCGGCCTACCGGTATCTCGAACCCGACGCGAAGGGCATCGACATCCCGAAGGGGCTGGGCGCTAGGCACATGGCCGGCGGCGCGATCACCCGGGACACGAACGCTACCTCGATCGTGCTCTCGGAATCCGACGGCCTGGTACGGGCGTTCAAGGGCGGAAAACTCGTCCTCGAGATCGATCCGGAGGAGTATTGA
- a CDS encoding mechanosensitive ion channel family protein, producing MQVSLLREPLVLALVVFVAVVVLGYVLGQLLKQVLTAIGVGDAVEGTAFERTAQGLGSSTVSVVSRLSSWFVYGVGLVLALYVAGILDVSLFFAELTWLLPRAFIALFVVIVGIIAGDKVEVLINERLRSVKFPEVGLVGTVAKYSVIYVAVLIACGQLGVATTALLILLTVYVFGLVFLVGIAGRDLLASGAAGLYLFLNQPYGIGDRVRIGEREGVIQEVELFITRIEDDGTEYIVPNRTVFEEGASKRR from the coding sequence ATGCAAGTATCGCTCCTGCGCGAACCGCTGGTGCTCGCACTCGTCGTGTTCGTCGCGGTCGTCGTGCTCGGATACGTCCTTGGCCAGCTACTGAAACAGGTGCTGACCGCCATCGGCGTCGGCGACGCCGTCGAGGGGACGGCCTTCGAACGCACCGCCCAGGGGCTCGGGAGTTCGACCGTCTCGGTCGTCTCGCGTCTGAGTTCGTGGTTCGTCTACGGCGTCGGGTTGGTGCTCGCGCTCTACGTCGCGGGCATCCTCGACGTGAGTCTCTTCTTCGCCGAGCTCACGTGGTTGCTCCCCCGGGCGTTCATCGCGCTGTTCGTGGTCATCGTCGGGATCATCGCCGGCGACAAGGTCGAGGTCCTGATCAACGAGCGCCTGCGAAGCGTCAAGTTCCCCGAGGTCGGCCTCGTCGGGACCGTCGCGAAGTACAGCGTCATCTACGTCGCGGTCCTCATCGCGTGTGGCCAACTGGGGGTCGCCACCACTGCCCTGTTGATTCTGCTCACGGTGTACGTCTTCGGGCTGGTCTTTCTCGTCGGGATCGCGGGCCGGGACCTGCTGGCCTCGGGCGCGGCGGGACTGTACCTCTTCTTGAACCAGCCCTACGGGATCGGCGATCGGGTACGGATCGGCGAGCGGGAGGGTGTCATCCAGGAGGTCGAACTGTTCATCACCCGCATCGAGGACGACGGCACCGAGTACATCGTTCCCAACAGAACGGTCTTCGAGGAGGGTGCGAGCAAACGCCGGTAG
- a CDS encoding acyltransferase — MSDETTPRHDRVTRHPTPGRANSLWHWPDARHPLRIVINYLAIVLARHSPSLRVKNWLLRRIGVTVGAGVSWGLESTPDVFWPDLVTVEDGAIIGYDATLLCHEFLQEEYRTGPVRVGERAMIGAGAVVLPGVEIGASASVAANSLVVEDVPPGATAVGVPAEVREPSE; from the coding sequence GTGAGCGACGAGACTACGCCCCGCCACGACCGCGTGACCCGCCACCCGACACCGGGTCGTGCGAACTCGCTGTGGCACTGGCCCGACGCCCGCCACCCCCTCCGGATCGTCATCAACTACCTCGCGATCGTCCTCGCCCGGCATTCGCCGAGCCTCCGGGTGAAAAACTGGCTGCTCAGACGGATCGGCGTCACCGTCGGCGCGGGTGTCTCGTGGGGGCTCGAATCGACCCCCGACGTCTTCTGGCCCGATCTCGTGACCGTCGAGGACGGCGCGATCATCGGCTACGACGCCACCCTGCTCTGTCACGAGTTCCTCCAGGAGGAGTATCGCACCGGCCCCGTCCGGGTCGGCGAGCGCGCCATGATCGGCGCGGGCGCGGTCGTGCTGCCGGGCGTGGAGATCGGTGCGAGCGCGAGCGTCGCGGCGAACTCGCTGGTCGTCGAGGACGTGCCCCCGGGTGCGACCGCCGTCGGCGTTCCCGCCGAGGTTCGGGAGCCGAGCGAGTAA
- a CDS encoding FAD-dependent oxidoreductase: protein MDDHGRTRDESPWLATTDGPRFSALSGDRTVDVVVIGGGIAGLSTAVHLAESGTDVAVIERDRVGAAVTGHTTAKVTSQHGLKYDHLLETVGEERARQYAEANEAALAEVAERSEEFDAEFERRDAYLYAEDSAGREQVREEARAAGGLGLPAEFVEPNELDLPYDTAGAVRFSEQGQFHPRKYVLGLAEGVEAAGGTVFEETRATDLEVGEPCEVTTQSGVVAADAVVCATHFPVFDRGGYFARMETKRSHVIGVRVAGDPPKGMYYKAGDPYRSIRVHRLDGEPLVLVGGENHETGRGGSTKERYERLAEFAREHFDVREIAYRWSTQDYKPFDGVPYIGRLGPVGENAYVATGFGGWGMTGGVAAGRIIAGLIDEGEHPQQDVFSPARITEKSAASFLTHNAAVGANFTADWARSLLAGEEATLRAGEGTVIKTDDGPVGVSRSESGDLHAVSAVCPHMKCVLRWNDGEASWDCPCHGSRFTPEGRVLDGPAIEDLPRRTAREK, encoded by the coding sequence ATGGACGATCACGGACGAACCCGCGACGAATCGCCGTGGCTCGCGACGACCGACGGCCCGCGATTCTCGGCGCTTTCGGGCGACCGGACGGTCGATGTGGTGGTGATCGGAGGGGGTATTGCGGGACTCTCGACTGCCGTCCACCTCGCCGAAAGCGGAACGGACGTCGCGGTGATCGAGCGCGACCGGGTCGGCGCGGCGGTGACGGGCCACACCACCGCGAAGGTCACCTCCCAGCACGGCCTGAAGTACGACCACCTGCTCGAAACCGTCGGCGAGGAACGGGCCCGCCAGTACGCCGAGGCCAACGAGGCCGCCCTCGCGGAGGTCGCCGAGCGAAGCGAGGAATTCGACGCCGAGTTCGAGCGACGGGACGCTTACCTCTACGCCGAGGACTCGGCGGGACGCGAGCAGGTCCGCGAGGAGGCACGGGCGGCAGGCGGGTTGGGACTGCCCGCCGAGTTCGTCGAACCTAACGAGCTCGATCTCCCCTACGACACTGCTGGCGCGGTCCGGTTTTCCGAGCAGGGGCAGTTCCACCCCCGGAAGTACGTCCTCGGGCTGGCTGAAGGCGTCGAGGCGGCGGGCGGCACCGTCTTCGAGGAAACGCGGGCGACCGACCTCGAGGTCGGTGAGCCCTGCGAGGTCACGACCCAAAGCGGGGTCGTCGCCGCCGACGCCGTCGTCTGTGCGACGCACTTTCCCGTGTTCGACCGCGGCGGTTACTTCGCGCGAATGGAGACGAAACGCTCGCACGTCATCGGGGTGCGGGTCGCGGGTGACCCCCCAAAGGGGATGTACTACAAGGCGGGCGATCCCTACCGCTCGATCCGCGTTCACCGGTTGGACGGCGAACCGCTCGTCCTCGTGGGCGGCGAGAACCACGAGACGGGACGGGGAGGGTCGACGAAAGAGCGCTACGAACGCCTCGCGGAGTTCGCCCGCGAGCACTTCGACGTTCGGGAAATCGCCTATCGTTGGTCGACCCAGGACTACAAACCGTTCGACGGGGTGCCCTACATCGGTCGGCTCGGACCAGTGGGCGAGAACGCCTACGTCGCGACCGGCTTCGGTGGCTGGGGGATGACCGGCGGCGTCGCGGCCGGCCGGATCATCGCGGGACTGATCGACGAGGGCGAGCATCCCCAGCAGGACGTGTTCTCGCCCGCGCGGATCACCGAGAAGTCGGCGGCGTCGTTTCTGACCCACAACGCCGCGGTCGGCGCGAACTTCACCGCCGACTGGGCACGCTCGCTTTTGGCCGGCGAGGAGGCGACGCTGCGCGCGGGCGAGGGGACCGTGATAAAGACCGACGACGGGCCGGTCGGCGTCTCGCGATCCGAATCGGGCGACCTGCACGCCGTCTCGGCGGTCTGCCCGCACATGAAGTGTGTGCTTCGCTGGAACGACGGCGAGGCCAGTTGGGACTGTCCGTGTCACGGCTCGCGCTTTACCCCCGAGGGACGGGTGCTCGACGGGCCGGCGATCGAGGACCTTCCGCGCCGAACGGCACGGGAGAAGTGA
- the purD gene encoding phosphoribosylamine--glycine ligase, which translates to MSETVLLVGGGGREHAIARALEGSDCELYACAGNRNPGIDRIAAGFETFDTTNTSAVTTYAEEVGATLAVIGPEAPLQAGVADALSDAGVFPFGPSAEGAKIETDKAYQRRFMREHDIPGCPEFETFESTEDACAYIDSSEADLAVKPAGLTGGKGVKVIGDQVDKEGAKAYLREETYDRVVLEERFVGEEFTVQGLVANGSLRVTPAVQDHKRAYEGDEGPNTGGMGSYSDAGLELPFLTEDEYRDAVGILDETVAALGDYTGVLYGQFMLTADGVKVIEYNARFGDPEAMNTLPVMNTDFLDVLVAAREGEDLPQLSFAPRATVCKYAVPEGYPDDPQGGTPIEVDEETVAQAASATVETNGDARLFYASVDSRDDGVYTTTSRAFAVVGIAETISEAEGIAERALSNADEGVRIRHDIGTEELVQSRIDHAAELRGE; encoded by the coding sequence ATGTCAGAGACGGTGTTGCTGGTCGGCGGGGGTGGGCGCGAACACGCCATCGCGCGGGCGCTCGAGGGCAGCGACTGTGAACTCTATGCCTGTGCCGGCAACCGCAACCCGGGAATCGACCGGATCGCAGCGGGATTCGAGACGTTCGATACGACGAACACGAGTGCCGTGACGACCTACGCCGAGGAGGTCGGTGCGACCCTCGCCGTGATCGGCCCCGAGGCACCCCTGCAGGCGGGCGTGGCCGACGCGCTCTCGGACGCGGGGGTCTTCCCGTTCGGCCCGAGCGCCGAGGGGGCCAAAATCGAGACGGACAAGGCCTACCAGCGCCGGTTCATGCGCGAACACGACATTCCGGGTTGTCCCGAGTTCGAGACCTTCGAGAGTACGGAGGACGCCTGTGCGTACATCGATTCCTCCGAAGCCGACCTCGCGGTGAAACCCGCCGGCCTCACCGGAGGGAAGGGCGTGAAGGTCATCGGCGATCAGGTCGACAAGGAGGGCGCGAAGGCGTACCTCCGCGAGGAGACCTACGACCGAGTCGTCTTAGAGGAACGCTTCGTCGGCGAGGAGTTCACCGTTCAAGGACTCGTCGCGAACGGTTCTCTCAGAGTGACCCCGGCGGTCCAGGATCACAAGCGCGCCTACGAGGGCGACGAGGGGCCAAACACCGGCGGGATGGGGTCCTACAGCGACGCGGGCCTCGAACTCCCGTTCCTGACCGAAGACGAGTACCGAGACGCCGTCGGGATCCTCGACGAGACGGTCGCGGCGCTCGGCGATTATACGGGGGTGCTCTACGGGCAGTTCATGCTGACCGCCGACGGGGTGAAGGTCATCGAGTACAACGCCCGCTTTGGCGATCCCGAGGCGATGAATACCCTGCCCGTGATGAACACGGATTTCCTCGACGTACTGGTCGCCGCCCGCGAGGGCGAGGACCTGCCCCAACTCTCGTTCGCCCCGCGCGCGACGGTCTGTAAGTACGCCGTCCCCGAGGGCTACCCCGACGACCCGCAGGGAGGTACCCCGATCGAGGTCGACGAGGAGACCGTGGCACAGGCAGCGAGCGCCACGGTGGAAACGAACGGCGACGCCCGGCTGTTTTACGCCAGCGTGGACAGCAGGGACGACGGGGTCTACACCACCACCTCGCGGGCGTTCGCGGTCGTGGGGATCGCAGAAACCATCTCCGAGGCCGAGGGGATCGCCGAGCGCGCCCTCTCGAACGCTGACGAGGGCGTTCGGATCCGCCACGACATCGGCACCGAGGAGCTAGTGCAATCTCGCATCGACCACGCGGCCGAACTGCGCGGCGAGTAG
- a CDS encoding mandelate racemase/muconate lactonizing enzyme family protein produces MEDVTITDVETYIVANPWKPWVFVELETDAGVTGLAEATTHDKPRTVAAAIEEMSNFFVGKDPFDTEAIWLEMYRDEWFSKNVINTTVCSAVDMACWDIKGKLLETPVYDLLGGQVHGDELRAYANGWYTDTQGEPDGFAEAAERVVADGYDAMKFDPFGTAWQHMSKKDVNHSVDIVRAVREAVGPDIDLLIECHGRFSAAQAIDIARKLDEFDPTWYEEPCPPDSINSLAEVADKSPIPVATGERHMTKHDFFELVTRTDVDVFQPDLMNTGGITEGKKIAGLAEADHVSVAPHNPQGPVAGAIYSHFCTATPNFLIQEMFQTYDVEWVDDLLTEPLEVEDGYVQVPEGPGFGIDLDHEVVEEHAYTEAGVHTINLFEKDWEKREVDMR; encoded by the coding sequence ATGGAGGACGTAACGATCACGGACGTCGAGACGTACATCGTCGCGAACCCCTGGAAACCGTGGGTGTTCGTCGAACTCGAAACCGACGCGGGCGTCACCGGCCTCGCCGAGGCCACCACCCACGACAAGCCCCGTACCGTCGCCGCCGCCATCGAGGAGATGTCGAACTTCTTCGTCGGCAAAGACCCCTTCGACACCGAGGCGATCTGGCTGGAGATGTACCGCGACGAGTGGTTCTCGAAGAACGTCATCAACACCACCGTCTGTTCGGCCGTCGACATGGCCTGCTGGGACATCAAAGGCAAGTTGCTGGAGACGCCGGTCTACGACCTGCTTGGCGGGCAGGTCCACGGCGACGAGCTCCGTGCGTACGCCAACGGCTGGTACACCGACACGCAGGGCGAGCCCGACGGGTTCGCCGAGGCCGCAGAGCGCGTCGTCGCCGATGGGTATGACGCGATGAAGTTCGATCCCTTCGGAACGGCGTGGCAGCACATGTCGAAAAAGGACGTCAATCACTCCGTCGACATCGTTCGGGCAGTCAGGGAAGCCGTCGGCCCGGACATCGACCTCCTGATCGAGTGTCACGGGCGCTTTTCGGCCGCTCAAGCGATCGACATTGCGCGCAAGCTCGACGAGTTCGATCCCACCTGGTACGAAGAGCCCTGTCCGCCGGACTCGATCAACAGCCTCGCCGAGGTGGCCGACAAATCCCCGATTCCGGTCGCGACCGGCGAACGCCACATGACCAAACACGACTTCTTCGAACTCGTCACCCGCACGGACGTCGACGTCTTCCAGCCCGACCTGATGAACACCGGTGGTATTACCGAGGGCAAGAAGATCGCGGGCCTCGCGGAGGCCGACCACGTCAGCGTCGCCCCGCACAACCCACAGGGCCCGGTCGCGGGCGCGATCTACTCGCATTTCTGTACTGCGACGCCGAACTTCCTGATCCAGGAGATGTTCCAGACCTACGACGTCGAGTGGGTCGACGACCTCCTGACCGAGCCCCTCGAAGTCGAGGACGGCTACGTGCAGGTACCGGAGGGTCCCGGCTTCGGCATCGACCTCGACCACGAGGTCGTCGAGGAACACGCCTACACTGAGGCAGGCGTCCACACGATCAACCTCTTCGAGAAGGACTGGGAGAAGCGCGAAGTCGACATGCGATAA
- a CDS encoding GntP family permease, whose product MANGMFDATVLQLGGQGPLVSLLAGIVAIIIMLIVFDLPPFIALVVSGLVVGIVTPQIVFGEVPAEFATAFGNNMAGIGIPILMAAVIGKSMIESGAADRIVRGFNSLFGEGRSEISLFGSSFVIAIPVFFDNVFYLLAPLARAARSRTGGDYTLFIVAMGVAGATTHGFVPPTPGPLLAAAEVGANLGTTILVGILVGLPTALVAGLGYGHFINRRLDIPLRDAMGTDVEELEEKVSRPTSALPGLFESLLPILLAVLLVAANTGVETYLGEESGAASITGFFGDPNFSLTIAALAAAFTFYRMSDLTEETFSDELTEALKSGGNIAAITAAGGAFGAMLAAAGAGEYIASGLENIGFGLLVTAWVIAAGVRLVQGSATVAIVTTAGIVAPFTGQLTVNTAYLVMVIGAGATFCSWYNDSGFWIVKEIGGLTQAETLKTWTVATILIGVVGLLATLVISTVLPLA is encoded by the coding sequence ATGGCAAACGGAATGTTCGACGCTACCGTACTGCAGTTAGGTGGGCAGGGGCCCCTCGTTTCGCTCCTGGCAGGAATCGTAGCGATCATCATCATGTTGATCGTCTTCGACTTGCCCCCGTTTATCGCGCTGGTCGTCTCGGGGCTGGTCGTCGGAATCGTCACACCACAGATCGTCTTCGGCGAGGTGCCCGCCGAGTTCGCCACAGCGTTCGGGAACAACATGGCCGGGATCGGGATCCCGATCCTGATGGCGGCGGTCATCGGCAAGTCGATGATCGAAAGCGGGGCCGCTGATCGCATCGTCCGCGGGTTCAATTCATTGTTCGGGGAGGGCCGATCCGAAATCTCGCTGTTCGGGAGCAGTTTCGTGATCGCGATCCCGGTGTTTTTCGACAACGTCTTTTACCTGCTCGCGCCGCTGGCGCGGGCTGCCCGTTCCCGGACGGGCGGGGACTACACGCTGTTTATCGTCGCCATGGGCGTGGCCGGTGCGACCACCCACGGGTTCGTTCCGCCGACGCCCGGCCCGCTGCTGGCGGCCGCCGAGGTCGGTGCCAACCTCGGGACGACGATCCTCGTCGGGATTCTGGTCGGGCTCCCGACCGCGCTCGTCGCCGGGCTCGGCTACGGGCACTTCATCAATCGCCGGCTCGACATCCCGCTGCGCGATGCGATGGGGACCGACGTCGAGGAACTCGAAGAGAAGGTCAGCAGGCCGACCAGCGCCCTTCCGGGGCTGTTCGAGTCGCTGCTTCCGATCCTGCTCGCGGTCCTGCTCGTGGCCGCGAATACGGGCGTCGAGACGTACCTCGGTGAGGAGAGCGGGGCCGCAAGTATCACGGGCTTTTTCGGCGATCCGAACTTCTCGCTGACGATCGCCGCGCTGGCGGCGGCGTTTACGTTCTACCGGATGAGCGACCTCACCGAGGAGACCTTCTCTGACGAACTCACGGAGGCGCTCAAAAGCGGTGGAAACATCGCCGCGATCACCGCCGCCGGTGGTGCATTCGGGGCGATGCTGGCTGCGGCGGGCGCGGGCGAGTACATCGCGAGCGGGCTAGAGAACATCGGGTTCGGGCTGCTCGTGACCGCGTGGGTGATCGCCGCCGGCGTGCGCCTCGTCCAGGGGTCGGCGACGGTCGCGATCGTCACTACGGCCGGCATCGTCGCACCCTTTACCGGCCAACTGACGGTCAACACGGCCTATCTCGTCATGGTGATCGGCGCGGGCGCTACCTTCTGCTCGTGGTACAACGATTCGGGCTTCTGGATCGTCAAGGAGATCGGGGGGCTCACGCAGGCGGAAACCCTTAAAACGTGGACGGTGGCGACGATCCTGATCGGGGTCGTCGGTCTGCTGGCGACGCTGGTCATCTCGACGGTGCTGCCGCTTGCCTAA
- a CDS encoding NAD(P)/FAD-dependent oxidoreductase: MTDVAIVGGGPAGLSAALFTAKNGLDTVVFDTDGTWMHKAHLFNYLGIGSVDGSAFMATARQQVDDFGVDRKQGEEVTGVEAADGGFSITTDDGEYEAEYVILATGANRDLAEDLDCEFTDEGVVDVDVSMETSVEDAYATGAMGRTEEWQAVISAGDGAAAALDILSKEKGEHYHDFDVPADAEETFGAMVDASE; encoded by the coding sequence ATGACGGACGTAGCGATCGTCGGCGGCGGTCCGGCCGGACTGAGCGCGGCCCTGTTCACCGCGAAAAACGGGCTCGATACCGTCGTCTTCGACACTGACGGGACGTGGATGCACAAGGCCCACCTGTTCAACTACCTCGGGATCGGCTCGGTCGACGGCAGCGCGTTCATGGCGACCGCCCGCCAGCAGGTCGACGATTTCGGGGTCGACCGCAAGCAAGGCGAGGAAGTCACAGGCGTCGAGGCCGCCGACGGCGGGTTCTCGATCACGACCGACGACGGGGAGTACGAGGCCGAGTACGTGATCCTCGCGACCGGCGCGAACCGCGACCTCGCCGAGGACCTCGACTGTGAGTTCACCGACGAGGGCGTCGTCGACGTGGACGTCTCGATGGAAACGAGCGTCGAGGACGCCTACGCGACGGGCGCGATGGGGCGGACGGAGGAGTGGCAGGCGGTCATCTCGGCGGGCGATGGCGCGGCCGCCGCACTCGACATCCTCTCCAAGGAGAAGGGCGAACACTACCACGACTTCGACGTCCCCGCCGACGCCGAGGAGACCTTCGGCGCGATGGTCGACGCGAGCGAGTAA
- a CDS encoding NRDE family protein — MCTLIFAWQVFEDAPVLIAANRDEALGRPSHPPGLYSETPRIVAPWDEEAGGTWIGSNEHGVAAVVTNRWLDTELAAERSRGLLVGEALERESAEDAARFVEHSVREFEYDGFNLALIDANAAILLEWNGGLRVRNFDPGVHVVVNVGADGDFEIPAERAEFAERQAESARRAREVLRPDPGERPREWHERAVAVLQDHEYTFCVHADEYGTRSSSLIRVNADGTTEYRFADGPPCETAYEPIDT; from the coding sequence GTGTGTACGCTCATCTTCGCGTGGCAGGTCTTCGAGGACGCCCCCGTACTGATCGCGGCGAACAGGGACGAAGCGCTCGGCCGGCCCTCCCACCCACCGGGTCTGTACAGCGAAACCCCACGAATCGTCGCCCCGTGGGACGAGGAGGCCGGCGGGACGTGGATCGGCTCCAACGAACACGGGGTGGCCGCCGTCGTTACGAACCGGTGGCTGGATACCGAACTGGCCGCCGAGCGCTCCCGTGGCCTGCTGGTCGGCGAGGCGCTCGAACGAGAATCGGCGGAGGACGCCGCCCGGTTCGTCGAGCATTCAGTGAGAGAGTTCGAGTACGACGGGTTCAACCTCGCGCTGATCGACGCGAACGCCGCGATCTTGCTGGAGTGGAACGGCGGGCTTCGCGTCAGGAACTTCGATCCCGGCGTTCACGTCGTCGTCAACGTCGGCGCCGACGGCGACTTCGAAATCCCCGCTGAACGGGCCGAGTTCGCGGAACGACAGGCAGAAAGCGCCCGGCGGGCACGCGAGGTGCTCCGGCCCGACCCCGGCGAGCGCCCCCGCGAGTGGCACGAGCGGGCGGTTGCTGTGCTGCAAGACCACGAGTACACCTTCTGTGTTCACGCCGACGAGTACGGCACGCGCTCCTCGTCGCTGATCCGCGTGAACGCGGACGGCACTACCGAGTACCGGTTCGCCGACGGCCCGCCCTGCGAGACGGCTTACGAACCCATCGACACCTAA
- the yciH gene encoding stress response translation initiation inhibitor YciH produces the protein MADDNDDGLGSVSGLPDELGIDDDLARADQRATVRVESRRYGKPMTLVEGLDPKAVDLTELASQLKRALAVGGTVEDDRIELQGEHAKRVPDLLRERGFEVA, from the coding sequence ATGGCCGACGACAACGACGACGGACTGGGCTCGGTCTCGGGGCTCCCGGACGAACTGGGGATCGACGACGATCTGGCGCGGGCCGATCAGCGCGCGACGGTCCGTGTCGAGTCCCGGCGCTACGGCAAGCCGATGACGCTCGTCGAGGGATTGGATCCGAAAGCGGTCGATCTGACGGAACTCGCCTCCCAGCTCAAGCGCGCGCTCGCCGTCGGGGGAACCGTCGAGGACGACCGGATCGAACTACAGGGCGAGCACGCGAAACGCGTTCCCGACCTGCTGCGCGAGCGCGGGTTCGAGGTGGCCTAA